Proteins encoded by one window of Flavobacterium sp. N502540:
- the prmC gene encoding peptide chain release factor N(5)-glutamine methyltransferase — translation MKIKQYRTQFIKDLSPFYDAYEAESFFYLILEDKHQLRQIDLALNHELAFSEDDFLIWDFLVLQLKKEVPIQYLLGKTHFYGLDFEVNENVLIPRPETEELVEWIINENSGGTKSKKIKILDIGTGSGCIAISLAKNLPHAEVYAIDVSKKAIATAKRNAVRNKVEVTFMLQDILETEELKHNFDVIVSNPPYVRNLEKKEIKKNVLDYEPHLALFVEDNDALIFYRKIAELARENLLQNGQLYFEINQYLGKEMIDLLEKMNFKNIELKKDIYDNDRMIKGTV, via the coding sequence ATGAAAATCAAACAATATCGGACTCAGTTCATTAAAGATTTATCACCCTTTTACGACGCGTATGAAGCGGAAAGTTTTTTTTATTTAATTCTTGAAGATAAGCATCAATTGCGACAAATTGATTTGGCATTGAATCATGAATTGGCTTTTTCAGAAGATGATTTTCTGATTTGGGATTTTTTAGTACTGCAATTAAAAAAAGAAGTTCCAATTCAGTATTTATTAGGTAAAACTCATTTTTATGGTTTGGATTTCGAAGTCAATGAAAATGTTCTGATTCCCCGCCCCGAAACAGAAGAACTGGTAGAATGGATTATTAATGAGAATTCAGGAGGAACTAAATCAAAAAAAATCAAAATCCTTGATATTGGAACCGGCAGTGGCTGCATTGCGATTTCTTTGGCAAAAAACCTTCCTCATGCAGAAGTGTATGCAATTGACGTTTCGAAAAAAGCAATAGCAACAGCTAAAAGAAATGCAGTCCGGAATAAAGTTGAAGTTACTTTTATGCTTCAGGATATTTTAGAGACAGAAGAATTGAAGCACAACTTTGATGTCATTGTTTCGAATCCGCCTTATGTGCGGAATTTAGAAAAAAAAGAGATTAAAAAGAATGTTTTGGACTATGAGCCGCATCTTGCTCTTTTTGTAGAAGATAACGATGCCTTGATTTTTTACAGAAAAATTGCTGAACTGGCCAGGGAAAATCTTTTACAAAACGGACAATTGTACTTCGAAATCAATCAGTATCTGGGTAAAGAGATGATTGATTTATTAGAAAAGATGAATTTCAAAAATATTGAACTGAAAAAAGACATTTACGATAATGATCGTATGATTAAGGGAACTGTTTGA
- a CDS encoding GNAT family N-acetyltransferase, which produces MENWTIRAIKKEDNQSVAHLIRSVFDEMEIPKVGTAYEDPYLDLMFEEYNKPKSVYYVVEKEGEIIGCCGVAPLENGSPEICELQKMYFLPKTRGLGIGSVMMEKCLEQAKNFGFEKCYIETMPFMHAAQKLYVKSGFEYLEAPMGNTGHSSCPVWMLKKL; this is translated from the coding sequence ATGGAAAATTGGACTATTAGAGCTATTAAAAAAGAAGACAATCAGTCAGTTGCGCATTTAATACGATCCGTATTTGATGAAATGGAAATACCTAAAGTAGGGACTGCTTATGAAGATCCGTATTTAGATTTAATGTTTGAAGAATACAATAAGCCGAAATCAGTTTATTATGTGGTTGAAAAGGAAGGTGAAATTATAGGCTGCTGTGGAGTTGCGCCTTTAGAAAACGGTTCTCCGGAGATTTGCGAGTTGCAGAAAATGTATTTCTTGCCGAAAACCAGGGGTTTGGGAATTGGGAGCGTGATGATGGAGAAGTGTTTAGAGCAGGCGAAAAATTTTGGTTTTGAAAAATGTTATATCGAGACGATGCCTTTTATGCATGCCGCGCAAAAATTATATGTAAAATCAGGTTTTGAATATTTAGAAGCTCCTATGGGTAATACAGGTCACAGTTCCTGTCCTGTTTGGATGTTGAAAAAATTATAG
- the ribD gene encoding bifunctional diaminohydroxyphosphoribosylaminopyrimidine deaminase/5-amino-6-(5-phosphoribosylamino)uracil reductase RibD has product MNIHEKYIKRCIELAQNGFGTTYPNPMVGSVIVYNNQIIGEGWHKKAGEPHAEVNAVRSVKDKSLLSKATIYVSLEPCSHFGKTPPCCDLIIEHKIPHVVVGTVDPNEKVAGNGIKKIIASGANVTVGVLEKECYELNKRFFTFHQKQRPYILLKWAESQDGFLSPEKQKNAERKPIWITNSYSRQLVHKWRSEEQAILAGTQTVIDDNPKLNTRDWSGNNPVRVILDQNNRISKDSFVFDDSVKTIVLTKSETSLSTENTTFTVIDFDHSIVPQIVAVLYQNQIQSVIIEGGAQTLQSFIDQNIWDEARIFIGKTSFKNGTKAPLIPKGNVTKTNILDDELLNIRNHD; this is encoded by the coding sequence GTGAATATACATGAAAAATACATAAAACGCTGCATCGAACTGGCTCAAAATGGTTTTGGGACTACTTATCCAAACCCAATGGTTGGAAGCGTAATTGTTTACAACAATCAGATCATCGGAGAAGGCTGGCACAAAAAAGCGGGAGAACCACATGCAGAGGTTAATGCCGTACGTTCTGTAAAAGACAAATCGCTGTTAAGCAAAGCGACAATATATGTTAGTTTAGAACCTTGCAGCCATTTCGGGAAGACACCTCCATGCTGTGACTTAATTATAGAACATAAAATTCCACATGTGGTGGTTGGAACTGTTGATCCCAATGAAAAAGTGGCAGGAAACGGTATTAAAAAAATAATCGCATCCGGAGCAAATGTTACTGTTGGAGTTTTAGAAAAAGAATGCTACGAACTCAACAAACGCTTTTTTACTTTTCACCAAAAACAGAGACCTTATATACTATTAAAATGGGCCGAAAGTCAGGATGGTTTTTTATCTCCTGAAAAACAAAAAAATGCAGAAAGAAAACCAATTTGGATCACCAATTCCTATTCCAGACAATTGGTTCACAAATGGAGAAGCGAAGAACAGGCAATTTTAGCCGGAACTCAAACTGTTATTGATGACAACCCGAAATTAAACACCAGAGATTGGTCAGGAAACAATCCGGTGAGGGTTATTTTGGATCAAAACAACCGCATCTCGAAAGACAGTTTTGTTTTTGACGATAGCGTAAAAACCATCGTACTTACGAAATCTGAAACCAGCCTTTCAACAGAAAACACTACCTTTACAGTAATCGATTTTGATCATAGCATTGTACCGCAGATCGTAGCTGTTTTGTATCAAAATCAGATTCAGTCTGTTATTATCGAAGGAGGCGCTCAGACTTTACAATCCTTTATAGACCAGAATATTTGGGACGAAGCCCGCATTTTCATCGGAAAAACCTCTTTCAAAAACGGAACTAAAGCACCACTTATTCCAAAAGGAAACGTAACAAAAACCAATATTCTCGACGACGAATTATTAAACATTAGAAATCATGATTGA
- a CDS encoding HAD family hydrolase, with product MIDTIIFDFGDIFINLDKQATISGLQKLGLKEWNADLNQLNLSFETGDISTEDFLAGFQKQLPNATTEQILEAWNAILADFPLYRLEFLQLLSQKYRMFLLSNTDSIHIETFENKTGISFYSDFYQCFEKVYFSFEIGMRKPNAEVFQYLINKHELSPKRTLFIDDKKENTDSAAALGFHVWNLQVGQEDVVDLFDKQIL from the coding sequence ATGATTGATACTATAATTTTTGACTTTGGAGATATTTTCATCAATCTGGACAAACAGGCAACTATTTCAGGATTACAGAAATTAGGGCTAAAAGAATGGAATGCAGATTTGAACCAATTGAATCTTTCGTTTGAAACCGGAGACATTTCCACTGAGGATTTTCTGGCAGGCTTTCAAAAACAACTTCCAAACGCCACTACCGAACAAATTCTGGAAGCTTGGAACGCTATTTTAGCAGACTTCCCTCTATACCGACTGGAATTTTTACAACTGCTGTCTCAAAAATACCGCATGTTTCTATTGAGTAATACTGACTCTATACACATTGAAACTTTCGAAAACAAAACCGGCATTTCGTTTTACAGTGATTTTTATCAATGCTTTGAAAAAGTTTATTTTTCATTTGAAATTGGCATGCGAAAACCAAATGCAGAAGTTTTTCAATATCTCATCAACAAACACGAACTATCCCCAAAAAGAACTTTGTTTATAGACGATAAAAAAGAAAATACAGATTCGGCAGCAGCACTGGGATTTCATGTCTGGAATTTACAAGTTGGACAAGAAGATGTTGTTGATTTATTTGACAAACAAATTCTTTAG
- a CDS encoding IMPACT family protein yields the protein MEINDTYQTISFESEEVLLKEKSSKFFGYAYPIESEDEVKPIIENLKKQHPHAVHYCYAYQLGTAPKISYRANDDGEPSNTAGAPIYGQIQSFGVTNVLVVVVRIYGGIKLGVGGLITAYKTTAQMALEACEIIEKTIDVHFLISFDYKNMNRVMRVIKEKKLEITAQEMEINEDSGLPIGKITTKTRKKNAETIFDIFDLMFEIDIKIM from the coding sequence TTGGAAATTAACGATACGTACCAGACCATTTCTTTTGAATCTGAAGAAGTGCTTTTAAAAGAAAAAAGCAGCAAGTTCTTTGGCTATGCCTATCCTATCGAAAGTGAAGACGAGGTAAAACCTATTATTGAGAACTTAAAAAAGCAGCATCCGCATGCCGTACATTATTGTTATGCTTATCAATTAGGAACCGCTCCCAAAATCTCCTACCGCGCCAATGACGACGGAGAACCCAGCAACACTGCAGGCGCACCAATTTACGGACAGATACAATCTTTTGGCGTAACCAACGTTTTAGTAGTAGTGGTTCGAATTTACGGAGGAATTAAACTAGGCGTTGGCGGCCTGATCACTGCTTACAAAACAACGGCACAAATGGCGCTGGAAGCCTGTGAGATTATAGAAAAGACAATAGACGTTCACTTTTTAATCTCTTTTGATTACAAAAATATGAATAGGGTTATGCGGGTGATCAAAGAAAAAAAACTCGAAATTACAGCTCAGGAAATGGAGATTAATGAAGACTCAGGACTTCCAATTGGCAAAATAACAACCAAAACACGAAAAAAAAATGCCGAAACAATATTCGACATTTTTGATTTAATGTTTGAAATCGATATTAAAATTATGTAA
- a CDS encoding acyl-CoA thioesterase — protein MKNHQTQVRVRYSETDQMGVVYHGNYVPYFEIGRVEWLRNKGISYKSMEESGIGLPIVSMQINYKKSARYDELLTIHTAFKSQSSVKIEFDCAIYNETGELLTTAVFILVFISLKTGRPTAPPDYILELFKTLV, from the coding sequence ATGAAAAATCATCAAACGCAAGTGCGTGTTCGTTACTCAGAAACGGATCAAATGGGGGTCGTTTATCACGGAAATTATGTGCCATATTTTGAGATTGGACGAGTGGAATGGCTTAGAAATAAAGGGATTTCATATAAAAGCATGGAAGAAAGCGGTATTGGATTGCCAATTGTTTCGATGCAGATAAATTATAAAAAATCGGCACGTTACGATGAGCTTCTTACTATTCATACAGCTTTCAAAAGTCAGTCATCTGTTAAGATTGAATTTGATTGCGCGATCTATAATGAAACAGGTGAGTTATTAACAACTGCTGTATTTATTTTAGTATTTATTTCGTTAAAAACGGGTCGTCCTACAGCACCTCCAGATTACATTTTAGAATTATTTAAAACACTGGTATAA
- the dnaA gene encoding chromosomal replication initiator protein DnaA — MTKTAQSVWENCLSFIKDNIQDQAYKTWFEPIKSVELTDNALYIQVPSKFFYEWLEEHYVKLLKVALTKELGKNAKLLYKIKMENTYGNKQPFTEQLPSSNRVPMKPQEVDAPFKNLNPELKNPFVIPGIRNLKIESQLNPNYSFDNFLEGDSNRLARSAGMAVANKPGGTSFNPLLIFGGVGLGKTHLAHAIGVEVKDKYPEKTVLYISAEIFTQQYIDSVKKNNRNDFIHFYQLIDVLIIDDVQFLSGKSGTQDVFFHIFNYLHQNGKQVILTSDKAPVDMQDIEQRLLSRFKWGLSAELHQPDYETRISILKNILYRDGVEMPEDIIEYVARNIKSNVRELEGAIISLIAQSSFNKKEVTIELAKSVVEKFVKNVKREISIDYIQKIVSDYFQLDVETLQSKTRKRHVVQARQLAMFFAKKFTKASLANIGSQIGDRDHATVLHACKTVDNLVSTDKQFKKFVEDINKKLTL, encoded by the coding sequence ATGACTAAAACTGCTCAATCGGTATGGGAAAACTGTTTGTCTTTTATAAAGGACAATATTCAAGATCAAGCATACAAAACTTGGTTTGAGCCAATCAAGTCAGTTGAACTAACCGATAACGCGTTATACATTCAAGTACCAAGTAAATTTTTCTACGAATGGCTCGAAGAGCATTACGTAAAATTATTGAAAGTTGCACTTACCAAAGAACTGGGAAAAAACGCAAAGTTACTCTATAAAATTAAAATGGAGAACACTTATGGAAATAAACAGCCATTCACCGAACAGCTGCCAAGTTCCAACAGAGTTCCAATGAAACCGCAAGAGGTTGATGCTCCGTTTAAAAACCTAAATCCTGAACTTAAGAATCCATTTGTAATTCCGGGAATCCGAAATTTAAAAATTGAATCTCAGTTAAATCCAAATTACAGTTTTGATAATTTCCTTGAAGGAGATTCAAACCGTTTAGCCCGTTCTGCAGGTATGGCAGTTGCCAACAAGCCTGGAGGAACTTCCTTTAATCCGTTATTGATTTTTGGAGGAGTTGGATTAGGAAAAACACACTTGGCACATGCTATAGGTGTGGAAGTAAAAGACAAATACCCTGAAAAAACGGTTTTATACATTTCTGCCGAAATTTTCACACAGCAATATATTGATTCTGTAAAAAAGAATAATCGTAATGATTTTATTCATTTTTATCAGTTAATCGATGTTTTAATTATTGACGACGTTCAGTTTTTATCCGGAAAATCAGGAACTCAGGATGTTTTCTTCCACATTTTCAATTATTTACATCAAAACGGAAAACAGGTAATCCTTACTTCTGACAAGGCACCTGTTGACATGCAGGATATCGAGCAGCGTTTATTATCCCGTTTCAAATGGGGTCTTTCTGCCGAGCTGCACCAACCGGATTACGAGACTCGTATCTCTATCTTAAAAAACATACTATATCGTGATGGTGTTGAAATGCCGGAAGATATTATTGAATATGTGGCACGTAACATTAAGAGTAACGTTAGAGAATTAGAGGGAGCTATTATTTCCTTAATTGCTCAGTCTTCATTCAATAAAAAAGAAGTTACTATTGAGTTAGCTAAAAGTGTCGTAGAGAAATTTGTTAAAAATGTAAAGAGAGAAATCTCTATCGATTATATTCAAAAAATTGTGTCTGATTATTTCCAGTTGGATGTTGAAACACTTCAATCTAAAACCCGAAAGAGGCACGTGGTACAGGCGAGACAATTGGCTATGTTTTTTGCAAAGAAATTCACAAAAGCTTCTTTGGCAAACATTGGCTCACAAATTGGAGATCGCGACCACGCCACCGTATTACACGCTTGCAAAACAGTTGACAATTTAGTTTCTACAGACAAACAATTCAAAAAATTTGTCGAAGACATCAACAAAAAACTAACGCTATAA
- a CDS encoding low molecular weight protein-tyrosine-phosphatase: MPVKILMVCLGNICRSPLAEGILASKLPKNNFIVDSAGTGSWHVGHSPDKRSIAVAQKNGLDIGNQKGRQFKPADFNTFDYIYVMDSSNYDDVIKLAQTEEHKNKVRLILDELFPDENVDVPDPYFGVSNGFENVYQMLDEVTDIISKKLIEKHL; the protein is encoded by the coding sequence ATGCCAGTAAAAATTTTAATGGTTTGTTTGGGAAACATTTGCAGATCCCCTTTAGCTGAAGGTATTTTAGCTTCAAAATTACCCAAAAATAATTTCATCGTTGACTCAGCCGGAACCGGATCCTGGCATGTAGGACACTCCCCTGATAAACGATCTATAGCAGTAGCCCAAAAAAATGGCCTGGACATTGGAAACCAAAAAGGAAGACAATTCAAACCTGCTGACTTCAATACTTTTGATTACATCTATGTGATGGATTCTTCTAACTATGACGACGTTATAAAACTGGCTCAGACTGAAGAACATAAAAACAAAGTCCGTCTGATTTTAGACGAATTATTTCCCGATGAAAACGTAGATGTTCCGGATCCATACTTTGGCGTTAGCAACGGATTTGAAAATGTATATCAAATGTTAGACGAAGTAACCGATATCATCTCGAAGAAACTTATCGAAAAACATTTATAA
- a CDS encoding SAM-dependent methyltransferase, protein MKLLGKLYLIPTTMGESDPMDVLPQTVKRSIDFIDHYIVENEKTARKSIKAVSPEKKQSELILFTLNKRTETSEHLDFIKPLLEGKNVGLMSEAGCPGVADPGAVIVKLAHEKGIQVVPLVGPSSILLAMMASGMNGQSFTFNGYLPIDKDEKKSAIRHFERLSQDKNQSQLFIETPYRNNKLIEDLLQILNPSTHLCIATDITLPTEFIKTMRVSDWKKLKIDIDKRPTIFIIHKM, encoded by the coding sequence ATGAAACTCCTGGGAAAACTATACTTAATTCCAACAACAATGGGCGAAAGCGACCCTATGGATGTTTTACCTCAAACTGTCAAAAGAAGTATCGATTTTATAGATCACTATATCGTTGAAAACGAAAAAACGGCCCGTAAATCCATAAAAGCTGTCTCGCCGGAAAAAAAACAATCAGAACTGATTCTTTTTACCCTTAATAAACGTACAGAAACAAGCGAACATTTAGACTTCATCAAACCTTTGCTGGAAGGAAAAAACGTTGGATTAATGAGTGAAGCCGGCTGTCCCGGTGTTGCTGATCCCGGTGCCGTAATTGTAAAACTGGCACATGAAAAAGGAATTCAGGTGGTACCTTTAGTGGGCCCATCTTCTATTTTATTGGCCATGATGGCATCCGGAATGAACGGACAAAGTTTCACTTTCAATGGCTATTTACCTATTGATAAAGACGAAAAAAAATCAGCAATTCGTCATTTCGAAAGATTATCACAAGATAAAAACCAATCACAGCTTTTTATTGAAACTCCGTATAGAAACAACAAACTAATCGAAGATCTTTTACAGATTTTAAATCCGTCAACACATCTTTGTATTGCAACAGATATTACTTTACCAACAGAATTCATTAAAACAATGCGGGTTTCTGATTGGAAAAAACTAAAAATAGATATCGACAAACGCCCTACCATTTTTATTATTCATAAAATGTAA
- a CDS encoding energy transducer TonB — MKKFLLLLLICFTQITFSQTNKESEKTTASSISNDDTVYDLKGIEVKPEYPGGVTEFNSFLNRNFIKPVEKPTLKGKIYFTFIIEKDGSVSDIKIIRDLGFKTGDEATRVLKSAAKWKPGKHKEKEVRTLNTGAITIT; from the coding sequence ATGAAAAAGTTTCTTCTTCTACTCCTGATCTGCTTTACCCAAATTACATTTTCGCAAACCAATAAAGAATCTGAAAAAACAACAGCAAGTTCAATTTCGAATGACGATACTGTTTATGATCTCAAAGGAATAGAGGTAAAACCCGAATACCCTGGCGGTGTCACTGAATTCAATTCCTTCCTCAACAGAAATTTTATAAAACCTGTTGAAAAACCAACTCTAAAAGGAAAAATCTACTTCACCTTTATCATCGAAAAAGACGGTTCTGTTAGTGATATAAAGATTATAAGAGATCTTGGTTTCAAAACCGGAGATGAAGCAACGCGTGTTTTAAAGTCTGCTGCAAAATGGAAGCCCGGTAAACATAAAGAAAAAGAAGTAAGAACCTTGAATACAGGCGCAATAACTATAACTTAG
- a CDS encoding methionine aminotransferase, which translates to MSKLPNVTTSIFTVMSKMASKYNAINLSQGFPNFPVDERLTDIIARLAKENVHQYTPMAGFPPLMEQIAQLVQKSYGRTILPETEILVTAGATQGIFTTILALVKTGDEVIILDPSYDSYESPVLLCNAKPVRVALNDDYTPNWETIEKACSSKTKMIIINNPHNPTGKILTQDDFSHLERLLSKHPDLLVLSDEVYEYITFEEKHISAHTKDFLLNRCIMVSSFGKSFHITGWKIGYTVAPEHLMKEIKKVHQFLVFSVNSISQAAISQYLEIVDVNLLGKFYQEKRDYFQKLLQNSRFELKPCEGTYFQVASYATISADDDVTFCKKLITEHSVAAIPISTFYSDHKDQKLIRFCFAKDNYTLEAAAKKLGDI; encoded by the coding sequence ATGAGTAAACTTCCCAATGTAACCACCAGTATTTTTACGGTCATGTCTAAAATGGCATCGAAATACAACGCCATAAATCTTTCACAAGGATTTCCGAATTTCCCTGTTGATGAAAGATTGACCGATATCATTGCGAGATTAGCAAAAGAAAACGTGCATCAATATACCCCAATGGCAGGATTCCCTCCATTGATGGAACAAATAGCACAATTGGTTCAAAAATCCTATGGCCGAACCATTCTACCAGAAACCGAAATCCTGGTAACAGCGGGGGCCACTCAGGGAATTTTCACTACAATTTTGGCTTTGGTCAAAACCGGTGATGAAGTCATCATCCTGGATCCGAGCTACGATTCGTATGAATCTCCTGTTTTATTGTGCAACGCAAAACCTGTTCGCGTCGCTTTAAACGATGATTACACCCCAAACTGGGAAACAATAGAAAAAGCCTGTTCTTCAAAAACGAAGATGATTATCATCAACAATCCGCACAATCCAACAGGTAAAATTTTAACTCAGGATGATTTTTCTCACCTGGAGAGATTATTATCCAAACATCCTGATCTTCTTGTTCTGTCTGATGAAGTTTACGAATACATTACTTTTGAAGAAAAACACATTTCGGCACATACTAAAGATTTTCTTTTAAACCGTTGTATCATGGTTTCTTCTTTTGGAAAATCATTTCATATTACTGGATGGAAAATTGGCTACACCGTCGCTCCGGAACATTTAATGAAGGAAATTAAAAAAGTACATCAGTTTCTGGTTTTTAGTGTGAATAGCATTTCACAGGCTGCCATCAGTCAATATTTGGAGATTGTTGATGTCAATTTACTTGGAAAGTTCTATCAGGAAAAAAGGGATTATTTTCAAAAACTACTTCAAAATAGCCGGTTTGAATTGAAACCTTGCGAAGGAACTTATTTTCAGGTGGCTTCTTATGCTACTATTTCAGCCGATGACGATGTTACTTTCTGTAAAAAATTAATCACAGAACATAGTGTCGCCGCAATTCCGATTTCTACTTTTTATTCCGACCACAAAGATCAAAAGCTGATTCGCTTTTGCTTTGCTAAAGACAATTACACACTGGAAGCAGCCGCAAAAAAATTAGGCGATATTTAA
- a CDS encoding SDR family oxidoreductase, translating to MSYTDKMLRDDALKGKVIVVTGGGSGLGKAMTKYFLELGAQVAITSRDLEKLKNTATELETETGGKCLPLQCDVRHYEEVENMLQEVLKTFGKVDVLLNNAAGNFISPTERLSANAFDTVIDIVLKGTKNCTLAFGKHWIDTKQASATILNIVTTYAWTGSAYVVPSATAKAGVLAMTRSLAVEWAKYGIRSNAIAPGPFPTKGAWDRLLPGDLAEKFDMAKKVPLKRVGDHQELANLAAYLVSDFSAYVNGDVITIDGGEWLKGAGQFNLLEAIPEELWDQLEMMIKAKKNK from the coding sequence ATGAGCTATACAGATAAAATGTTAAGAGATGATGCTTTAAAAGGCAAAGTCATTGTTGTTACAGGTGGAGGAAGCGGTTTAGGAAAAGCCATGACCAAATACTTTTTAGAATTAGGGGCTCAGGTAGCCATTACTTCAAGAGATTTAGAAAAACTTAAAAACACTGCCACTGAACTTGAGACTGAAACCGGAGGAAAATGTTTACCGCTTCAATGTGACGTTCGTCATTACGAAGAAGTGGAGAACATGCTTCAGGAAGTTTTAAAAACTTTTGGAAAAGTAGATGTTCTTTTGAACAATGCAGCCGGAAATTTCATCTCACCAACAGAACGTTTATCTGCGAATGCTTTTGATACCGTTATTGATATTGTACTAAAAGGTACAAAAAACTGTACACTTGCCTTTGGAAAACATTGGATTGACACCAAACAAGCCTCTGCTACGATTTTAAATATTGTTACAACTTATGCCTGGACAGGTTCGGCCTATGTTGTACCAAGTGCAACCGCAAAAGCGGGAGTACTGGCGATGACTCGTAGTTTGGCCGTTGAATGGGCAAAATACGGAATTCGTTCTAACGCAATTGCTCCGGGACCATTCCCAACAAAAGGAGCCTGGGATCGATTATTACCGGGAGATCTTGCCGAAAAATTCGATATGGCTAAAAAAGTACCTTTAAAACGTGTAGGTGATCATCAGGAATTGGCTAATCTGGCAGCTTATTTAGTTTCAGATTTTTCAGCTTATGTAAATGGAGACGTTATTACAATTGATGGTGGAGAGTGGTTAAAAGGTGCCGGACAGTTTAATTTACTGGAAGCAATCCCGGAAGAACTTTGGGATCAGCTTGAAATGATGATTAAAGCAAAAAAGAATAAATAA
- the udk gene encoding uridine kinase: MLIIGLAGGTGSGKTTVVHQIMNELPDTEVGVISQDSYYKETNNLSFDERALINFDHPRAIDFELLVKHLKALKAGETIDQPVYSFIQHNRTDDTVSTHPRKVMIVEGILILTNPELRDLFDIKIFVHADSDERLIRRLKRDISERGRDIDEVLTRYQNTLKPMHEQFIEPSKAFADIIIPNDKYNTVAIDVVRAVINQRIL, translated from the coding sequence ATGCTCATTATTGGACTTGCAGGAGGAACAGGAAGTGGAAAAACAACAGTAGTACACCAAATCATGAATGAATTACCGGACACAGAAGTGGGTGTAATTTCTCAGGATTCGTATTATAAAGAGACTAACAATTTGTCATTTGACGAAAGAGCATTAATCAATTTTGACCACCCGCGTGCGATCGATTTTGAATTACTGGTAAAACACCTTAAAGCGTTAAAAGCAGGTGAAACCATAGACCAGCCTGTATATTCATTCATACAGCACAACAGAACCGACGATACGGTTTCAACTCACCCAAGAAAAGTAATGATTGTTGAAGGAATTTTAATTCTGACCAATCCGGAATTACGTGATCTTTTTGACATCAAAATTTTTGTTCATGCCGATTCAGACGAAAGATTAATCCGTCGTTTAAAAAGAGACATTTCAGAACGCGGACGTGATATTGACGAGGTTTTAACACGTTATCAAAATACCTTAAAGCCAATGCACGAACAGTTTATAGAACCTTCTAAGGCTTTCGCCGACATTATAATTCCAAACGACAAATACAATACCGTGGCCATTGATGTAGTCCGGGCTGTAATTAATCAACGAATTTTATAA
- a CDS encoding FtsB family cell division protein — protein MKIKNPYKDKKWFKLLGNKYVWVLLFFVIWMLFLDNYSYFDHRFLDNQIHELQDNKKYYQDEIKKDQEQIKQLKNPEQIEKYAREKYFMKKDSEDIYIIHFEGDTIQDKE, from the coding sequence ATGAAAATAAAAAACCCATATAAAGACAAAAAATGGTTTAAACTCCTGGGCAACAAATACGTTTGGGTGTTGCTCTTTTTTGTCATATGGATGTTATTCTTAGATAATTATTCTTATTTTGATCATCGTTTTCTGGACAACCAGATTCATGAATTACAAGACAATAAAAAATACTATCAGGACGAAATAAAAAAAGATCAGGAACAGATCAAACAGCTCAAAAATCCTGAACAAATTGAAAAATATGCACGCGAAAAGTACTTTATGAAAAAAGACAGCGAAGATATTTACATCATACATTTTGAAGGAGATACCATTCAAGATAAAGAATAA